AGCACGACGTCCCGCGCCGGCCCCGCCAGGCGGATCCGGATGCGCCGTTCCGCCGGCACCACGATCGGGCGCGATCCGAAGGAGTACGCGCAGATCGGCGTGACGACCAGCGCCTTCAGGCTCGGATCGAGCACGGGCCCGCCGGCGGCGAGGGAGTACGCCGTCGACCCCGTGGGCGTCGCCACGATGAGCCCGTCGGCGAGGTACGTGGAGACCGGGTCGTCGTCCGCGAACACCTCAAGCTGCAAGAGGCGGGAGAAGGGCACGCGGCTGATGACGGCGTCGTTGAAGGCGAGGCGTGGCGGCCGCTCGTCCTGCCCCAGAATGCGCGCGCCGAGGAGGCTGCGCTCGTCGATGAGGTAGCGGCCCGCAAGGAAATCGGGCAGGCGTTCGAACAGCTCCGTGGCCTCGAGTTCCGTCAGGAAGCCGAGGTGGCCGAAGTTGACGCCCAGGAGCGGCACGCCGTGCGGCGTCAGCTGGCGAGCCGCCTGAAGCAGGGTGCCGTCCCCGCCGAGCACCACGGCGAACGACGCGTCCCCCCAGCGCGCGGGGTCCGCCGCAGCCGCGCCGGGGACGACGCTCGCGAGCTCGGGCGTGGTCAAGGGCTCCACCTGCCGTTCCCGCAGCCATGAAGCCAGCCGGCCCGCCACCTCGATGGCGCGCGGCTTGTCCGCATTGACCAGCACCGCGACCCGCACGTCAGCCCTCCTCACGACCGCGATTTCACGACGTTCGCGCCGCGATCCGCGAATCCCTTGCCGCCTACACGGTCAGGTTCGCGATCACGGCGTCGGCGAACTCGCTGGTCCTGACTTCCTTCGCGTTCTCCATCAGCCGGGCGAAGTCGTAGGTGACGACCCGTTGGGAGATCGTGCGCTCCATGGCGCGCACGATGGCGTCGGCCGCCTCGTTCCAGCCGAGGTATTCGAGCATCATGACGCCGGAGAGGATGACCGAGCCTGGGTTGACCTTGTCCTGCCCGGCGTATTTCGGCGCGGTGCCGTGCGTCGCCTCGAAGACGGCGTACCCGTCGCCGACGTTCGCGCCCGGCGCGATGCCGATGCCGCCGACCTGCGCCGCCGCTGCGTCCGACAGGTAGTCGCCGTTCAGGTTCGGCGAGGCGAGGACGCTATAGTCCTCTGGCCGCAGCAGCAGCTTCTGGAACATGGCGTCGCAGATCTCGTCCTTGATGAGGATCTTGCCCTCCGGCACCCGGCCGCCGTGCTCCTTCTGGACCTCGTCCCACGAGACGGTGACGTCGCCGAACTCCTCCCGCGCGACCTCGTAGCCCCAGTTGCGGAAGGCGCCTTCCGTGTACT
The sequence above is drawn from the Clostridia bacterium genome and encodes:
- a CDS encoding NAD(+)/NADH kinase; amino-acid sequence: MRVAVLVNADKPRAIEVAGRLASWLRERQVEPLTTPELASVVPGAAAADPARWGDASFAVVLGGDGTLLQAARQLTPHGVPLLGVNFGHLGFLTELEATELFERLPDFLAGRYLIDERSLLGARILGQDERPPRLAFNDAVISRVPFSRLLQLEVFADDDPVSTYLADGLIVATPTGSTAYSLAAGGPVLDPSLKALVVTPICAYSFGSRPIVVPAERRIRIRLAGPARDVVLTLDGQDSRSLETGQTVEVAIVEPRVRLLRSPGWNFYSVLRRKWAEGARA